Proteins encoded together in one Lathyrus oleraceus cultivar Zhongwan6 chromosome 5, CAAS_Psat_ZW6_1.0, whole genome shotgun sequence window:
- the LOC127083414 gene encoding protein EPIDERMAL PATTERNING FACTOR 1: MKRSLVYAVAFFLLLLYVPIITSSRHISHSNSRHGHSYHEVANMRRPMEVAGSRLPDCSHACGSCSPCKLVMVSLVCASLAEAESCPMAYKCMCHNKSYPVP; this comes from the exons ATGAAGAGGTCATTGGTCTATGCTGTTGCATTTTTCCTTCTTTTACTTTATGTTCCAATCATCACCTCTTCAAGGCACATAAGCCACTCAAATTCAC GACATGGACATTCATATCATGAAGTGGCAAATATGCGGCGGCCGATGGAAGTAGCCGGATCACGGTTACCCGATTGTTCGCATGCATGCGGATCGTGTTCGCCGTGCAAATTGGTGATGGTGAGCTTAGTTTGTGCATCACTTGCAGAGGCTGAATCATGTCCAATGGCTTACAAATGCATGTGTCATAACAAGTCCTATCCTGTTCCATAG